A genome region from Brassica oleracea var. oleracea cultivar TO1000 chromosome C2, BOL, whole genome shotgun sequence includes the following:
- the LOC106327432 gene encoding uncharacterized protein LOC106327432, translating into MLQRYVRIFLSEETMEEKKPNLDAPFLSVRRIPTKLENPIDSENTKKKTTTTRRRKVKDSCQETEHGTMVRLLQDDKSFDHVMEPSLVPLGKPKDHHTLLQESDLIKALDMVSSTASFSVNCSTNGVSDEFENNGGRPSSVSKDDVNLEYRDLIMARFLPAAKAIALKQKKGSFRDQEEKMMKKKKKKRIIALQRVSMAINQDLNNDDYGHDHVEEAVHSSEAKKAMFGFLPQLCSKNSLDVLNPVLFRIKTCQNVAVSCSKIINPKTQDSVYKTKPASSTIIVRSNKAMSKSQETCPIPRFSEKLSTTSRLQRTSSTQIKRQDTRFLSEGVKRMRNRNKNRSGNISVSQPPLPKTPSESWLCRTLPRSSTVSTVVPGQLPVLLSGQDTGLRKMMDQKSIKWETIVKTSYKHHDNVRYSEELTVVHPSRQHKP; encoded by the exons ATGCTTCAGAGGTATGTAAGGATTTTTTTGTCTGAAGAAACAATGGAGGAGAAGAAACCGAATCTTGATGCTCCGTTTCTATCCGTGAGACGAATTCCAACGAAACTAGAGAATCCAATCGACTCGGAGAACACCAAGAAGAAGACAACGACGACCAGGAGGAGAAAAGTCAAAGATTCATGTCAAGAAACTGAGCATGGAACTATGGTTCGGTTATTACAAGATGACAAGAGCTTCGATCATGTAATGGAACCATCTTTAGTTCCACTTGGAAAGCCAAAGGATCATCATACACTACTCCAAGAATCAGACCTAATCAAAGCATTGGATATGGTTTCTTCAACCGCAAGCTTCTCTGTTAACTGTAGTACAAACGGAGTAAGTGATGAGTTCGAGAACAATGGAGGCAGGCCAAGCAGTGTATCAAAAGATGACGTCAATCTTGAATATCGTGACCTCATCATGGCGAGATTTTTACCAGCTGCTAAAGCGATTGCCTTGAAACAGAAGAAAGGATCTTTTAGAGACCAAGAAGAGAAGATGATGAAGAAAAAGAAAAAGAAACGGATCATTGCTCTACAGAGAGTCTCCATGGCCATAAATCAAGATTTAAACAATGATGATTATGGTCATGATCATGTTGAAGAAGCAGTCCACTCAAGTGAGGCCAAGAAGGCTATGTTTGGGTTCTTGCCACAGTTATGTTCCAAGAACTCACTGGATGTTCTTAATCCGGTTCTTTTTCGGATCAAAACTTGTCAGAATGTTGCGGTAAGTTGTAGCAAAATCATAAACCCTAAAACACAAGATTCTGTTTATAAAACCAAACCAGCATCATCAACAATAATCGTGAGATCAAACAAGGCTATGAGCAAGTCTCAAGAAACCTGTCCAATACCAAGATTTTCAGAAAAGCTTTCCACAACTTCGAGGTTGCAAAGGACATCGAGTACTCAGATCAAGAGACAAGATACGAGGTTTCTTTCGGAGGGGGTAAAGAGAATGAGGAACAGAAACAAAAACAGGTCAGGGAATATCTCTGTTTCTCAACCTCCGTTGCCTAAAACTCCTTCAGAGTCCTGGCTTTGCCGTACACTTCCGAGAAGTTCGACAGTCAGCACCGTCGTCCCTGGTCAATTACCCGTCCTTCTATCCGGTCAAGACACCGGTTTGAGGAAGATGATGGATCAAAAGTCTATTAAATGGGAGACGATTGTAAAAACATCGTATAAACACCATGACAATGTACGCTACTCAGAG GAACTCACTGTTGTTCATCCCTCTCGTCAACACAAACCATAA